The Lycium ferocissimum isolate CSIRO_LF1 chromosome 1, AGI_CSIRO_Lferr_CH_V1, whole genome shotgun sequence genome includes a region encoding these proteins:
- the LOC132065369 gene encoding uncharacterized protein LOC132065369: MHGRPRLRQFGRKQHISGPCVEIDPFHYKRDKWYAIKEEDEQNFMRTDSLWVDRRRRLILTEYQTKQLEALSEYFHWYRRHSHTFIGNPAHNVDRGYQHMAGRHEALALGHQESYRLAHETIQDPTVSNEMKELAEKFSHINTESMAAASLGTMLSFAPNYTPPSEYVEPPTVHVPRRQRPNVPRPTARGRGCQAGNRRGRSPVDHQLVNEDDVRFDQDMPSSSMPAVDYAYYPGILQCVQRHNWLQPPSTHHRFCVRHLKSNFTKKFLNTDLEQLMWLAATEHQKKKYKMRMEQIKILSPPAHLWLNNLPEEKWTLIKDNDID; the protein is encoded by the exons ATGCATGGTAGACCGCGTCTTAGACAGTTTGGTAGGAAGCAACATATTTCGGGACCATGTGTTGAGATTGATCCTTTTCATTACAAACGTGACAAGTGGTATGCTATAAAAGAGGAAGATGAACAAAATTTTATGCGTACTGACTCTTTATGGGTTGATCGTCGACGAAGGTTAATTCTCACTGAGTATCAAACTAAACAGCTGGAGGCACTATCAGAGTACTTTCATTGGTATCGACGTCACTCGCACACTTTCATAGGAAATCCCGCACATAATGTGGATAGAGGATACCAACACATGGCAGGCAGGCATGAGGCACTA gctTTAGGACATCAAGAATCGTACAGGTTGGCTCACGAGACTATCCAAGATCCCACCGTGTCTAATGAAATGAAGGAATTAGCAGAGAAGTTTAGCCACATTAATACAGAGTCTATGGCTGCTGCCTCCCTGGGGACGATGTTGAGTTTCGCTCCAAATTATACACCACCGTCGGAGTACGTTGAGCCGCCTACTGTGCATGTTCCACGTCGTCAACGTCCTAATGTACCTAGACCTACTGCACGTGGTAGAGGATGCCAAGCAGGTAACAGGCGGGGTCGAAGCCCTGTGGATCACCAGTTGGTTAATGAAGATGACGTTCGTTTTGATCAGGATATGCCTAGCTCATCGATGCCTGCAGTTGATTATGCATATTACCCA GGCATCTTGCAATGTGTCCAAAGACATAATTGGTTACAACCACCATCCACACACCATAGGTTTTGTGTTCGGCATTTGAAAAGCAACTTTACTAAAAAGTTCCTCAACACTGACCTTGAGCAGCTAATGTGGTTGGCGGCTACAGAGCACCAGAAGAAGAAGTATAAAATGAGGATGgaacaaatcaaaatattgtCACCTCCAGCGCATCTATGGTTAAATAATCTTCCGGAGGAAAAATGGACATTGATTAAGGACAACGATATTGATTAA
- the LOC132055674 gene encoding zinc finger protein VAR3, chloroplastic-like, whose protein sequence is MFKGSNSILVKTPFKILKIIQIQVSTLHTKNPFSNGAIQFILEEGKAFQTPQTKKEPKPTQEPNKQNEFSRKLSLISHPWPEWMNLMDKLLKSGYLGNAEMDANQIRTACLNFARDRFDLISKYGHGNRYLSQQDIGVLAGCGCPSTDRKVVNSGKRLRVSLGIEEGNVCSFCILRGSCERAYIMAREDQGGRTVDVMRLLLTYGLDPVTGAVQNKPSLNKRVKESARKLLKEIVSFSSEELTQKSASPSDHQEEGQINVPMKHGDWFCPKCNFLNFSRNVKCLQCNGLFHERLSKLSEEQDHLPLKKGDWICYKCHFMNFARNTRCLQCKEKPPKRQLNSGEWECESCNYINFKRNMVCLKCDHRRPKASSSAGSSSRSTIQNRSISRTRPYFGEVNQETDKDVDEWELVESDNEDHVSSMVAGFVDFPVLGGNSELSRDAKKQERWKREMSAREREKADELQSSFIPDSGRYTGDEEMAEWFGHKSTQNAGMY, encoded by the exons ATGTTCAAGGGAAGCAATTCAATCCTTGTGAAAACCCCATTTAAAATCTTGAAAATTATTCAAATTCAGGTCTCCACTTTGCATACCAAAAACCCATTTTCCAATGGGGCAATCCAATTCATTCTTGAAGAAGGCAAAGCATTCCAAACCCCACAAACCAAAAAagaaccaaaaccaactcaagaACCAAATAAGCAAaatgaattttcaagaaaacttagtTTGATTTCTCATCCTTGGCCTGAATGGATGAACTTGATGGACAAGTTGTTAAAAAGTGGCTATTTGGGAAATGCTGAAATGGATGCAAACCAAATTAGAACTGCTTGTTTGAATTTTGCTCGAGACCGCTTTGATCTTATAAG CAAATACGGCCATGGTAACAGATATTTGTCCCAGCAAGATATTGGGGTGCTTGCAGGTTGTGGCTGTCCAAGCACGGATAGAAAAGTTGTCAACTCTGGAAAGCGCCTTAGGGTATCGTTAGGCATCGAGGAAGGAAAT GTTTGCAGCTTCTGCATATTGAGGGGAAGTTGTGAGAGGGCATATATCATGGCACGTGAAGATCAAGGTGGTCGAACTGTTGATGTTATGCGTCTTTTATTGACTTATGGACTTGATCCAGTTACTGGTGCTGTCCAGAATAAACCTTCCTTGAACAAAAGAGTTAAGGAATCAGCAAGAAAGCTGTTGAAAGAAATTGTGAGTTTCAGTTCAGAGGAACTCACACAGAAATCCGCAAGCCCTTCTGATCACCAAGAAGAAGGTCAGATCAATGTTCCGATGAAACATGGTGATTGGTTTTGTCCCAA ATgcaacttcttgaatttttccaGAAATGTTAAGTGTTTACAGTGCAATGGCTTATTTCACGAAAGACTTAGCAAGTTAAGTGAGGAGCAGGATCATCTTCCATTAAAGAAAGGCGACTGGATTTGCTATAA ATGCCATTTTATGAACTTCGCAAGGAATACAAGGTGTTTGCAGTGTAAAGAAAAGCCTCCTAAACGGCAGCTTAATTCTGGAGAGTGGGAGTGTGAATC GTGCAACTACATCAATTTCAAAAGAAACATGGTGTGCTTGAAATGTGATCACAGACGGCCAAAAGCATCTAGCAGTGCAGGTTCTTCATCTCGATCTACAATACAAAATCGAAGCATTAGTCGAACACGGCCTTATTTTGGTGAAGTGAATCAAGAAACAGATAAGGACGTAGATGAATGGGAATTAGTTGAGAGTGACAATGAAGATCATGTTAGCTCAATGGTAGCAGGATTCGTTGATTTTCCTGTTTTAGGGGGGAATAGCGAATTATCTCGAGACGCAAAGAAGCAAGAAAGGTGGAAGAGGGAGATGAGtgcaagagaaagagaaaaagctGATGAATTGCAGTCTTCTTTTATACCTGATAGCGGCAGGTATACTGGGGATGAGGAAATGGCTGAGTGGTTTGGGCATAAAAGTACTCAAAATGCAGGAATGTATTAG